A single window of Jiangella alkaliphila DNA harbors:
- a CDS encoding alpha/beta fold hydrolase yields MTQQLSPHVTPTTTTRRGRRVLRRVVRTLLVLLGVLAAPPVGAAALWATAMATPEPTLFTAAGLVAMTVTCALLVYAGLRRPRVTAAVTVAVVAVTAALASVTVLLPMDETPPTPQSQPTGYWTLPTGSRLAYTHTPAEGAAATTPIIVLHGGPGTPGDGPDDVDRLLAGQGYDVYTYDQLGAGRSDRLDDPTGYTVARQVADLEAVRATIGADRVVLMGASWGATLAAEYTAEHPEHVAGLLLTSPGVLWAPAWADREEGDIWDRLTPEQERRIDDLEASPRLLAWALLMEANPRAAHAVVGDAEIDAVFAELLTIAAPAATCHPDQPTGETPQSVPGFYANQLTSADQLTVPDPRPALRDVDVPALVLRGACDYKDPAIAREYDEVLPNATLVEVPGAGHLIDAEQPDAYRRAVLEFLDGLP; encoded by the coding sequence ATGACGCAGCAGCTCAGCCCCCATGTCACCCCGACCACCACGACCCGACGCGGACGGCGGGTGCTCCGCCGCGTCGTCCGCACCCTCCTGGTCCTGCTCGGCGTGCTCGCCGCGCCGCCCGTCGGGGCCGCCGCCCTGTGGGCGACCGCCATGGCCACCCCCGAACCCACCCTCTTCACCGCCGCCGGCCTCGTCGCCATGACGGTGACCTGCGCGCTGCTCGTGTACGCCGGCCTGCGGCGCCCGCGGGTCACCGCTGCCGTCACCGTGGCGGTGGTCGCCGTGACCGCCGCACTCGCGTCGGTGACCGTCCTGCTGCCCATGGACGAGACGCCGCCCACGCCGCAGTCGCAGCCCACGGGCTACTGGACACTGCCGACCGGGTCGCGCCTGGCCTACACCCACACGCCCGCCGAAGGCGCCGCGGCGACGACCCCGATCATCGTGCTGCACGGCGGGCCGGGGACGCCGGGCGACGGCCCCGATGACGTGGACCGCCTGCTCGCCGGGCAGGGCTACGACGTCTACACCTACGACCAGCTCGGCGCCGGCCGCTCGGACCGGCTCGACGACCCCACCGGCTACACGGTCGCCCGCCAGGTCGCCGACCTCGAGGCCGTCCGCGCCACGATCGGCGCCGACCGCGTCGTGCTCATGGGCGCCTCCTGGGGCGCCACGCTGGCCGCCGAGTACACCGCCGAGCACCCCGAGCACGTGGCCGGCCTGCTGCTCACCTCGCCCGGCGTGCTGTGGGCGCCGGCGTGGGCCGATCGCGAGGAGGGCGACATCTGGGACCGGCTCACGCCGGAGCAGGAGCGGCGCATCGACGACCTCGAGGCGAGCCCGCGGCTGCTGGCCTGGGCGCTGCTCATGGAGGCGAACCCGCGCGCCGCGCACGCCGTAGTCGGCGACGCCGAGATCGACGCGGTCTTCGCCGAGCTGCTGACGATCGCCGCGCCGGCGGCGACCTGCCACCCGGACCAGCCGACCGGCGAGACGCCGCAGTCCGTCCCCGGCTTCTACGCCAACCAGCTCACCTCGGCCGACCAGCTGACCGTCCCCGATCCGCGGCCCGCCCTGCGCGACGTCGACGTGCCGGCCCTCGTCCTGCGTGGCGCGTGCGACTACAAGGACCCGGCCATCGCTCGTGAGTACGACGAGGTGCTGCCCAACGCCACGCTCGTCGAGGTGCCCGGCGCCGGTCACCTCATCGACGCCGAGCAGCCCGACGCGTACCGTCGCGCGGTCCTCGAGTTCCTCGACGGCCTGCCCTAG
- a CDS encoding dihydrolipoamide acetyltransferase family protein, protein MTDILMPRLSDTMEEGVVSAWRKQVGDEVHPGDVLVEIETDKAVMEHEAYEEGVLGEILVKEGDTAPIGAPIARLVGAGEPVGGSEPAPAAPAPAPAPAPELILEKARDQSGESDGNSAVTPRSTGAGRILSSPLARRDARELGVDLATVPGSGPGGRIIRADVAKAASAAPAAPVSTPAAPAAAARAVEETDELIPLTSIRKTIARRLTESMQSSPHFYVTKTIDAGPLSTLRAQLNERLVAAEKKKVSVNDIIVRAVAVVLRDHPVVNSSFTPEAIVQHGRIHVGIAVATETGLVVPVIRDADTKSLTSISAETRTLAGKARDRKLGLDEMTGGTFTVSNLGMYGIDHFTAVINPPEAAILAVGAVRPEPGVKDGELAVVQKMTMTLSSDHRVIDGAQAAEFVRDLAAVLEDPWLAIA, encoded by the coding sequence ATGACCGACATCCTGATGCCCCGCCTCTCCGACACGATGGAGGAGGGCGTCGTCAGCGCCTGGCGCAAGCAGGTCGGCGACGAGGTCCACCCGGGCGACGTCCTGGTCGAGATCGAGACCGACAAGGCCGTCATGGAGCACGAAGCCTACGAGGAGGGCGTGCTCGGCGAGATCCTGGTGAAGGAGGGCGACACCGCCCCGATCGGCGCGCCGATCGCCCGGCTCGTCGGCGCCGGCGAGCCCGTCGGCGGGTCCGAGCCCGCCCCCGCAGCTCCCGCACCCGCACCCGCACCCGCACCCGAGTTGATCTTGGAGAAAGCGCGGGATCAATCAGGCGAATCGGACGGCAACTCCGCGGTTACTCCAAGATCAACGGGGGCGGGCCGCATCCTGTCCTCGCCGCTGGCCCGGCGCGACGCCCGCGAGCTGGGCGTCGACCTGGCGACGGTGCCGGGCTCCGGCCCCGGCGGGCGGATCATCCGGGCCGACGTCGCGAAGGCGGCCTCCGCCGCTCCGGCGGCCCCGGTGAGCACCCCCGCGGCGCCGGCCGCTGCCGCCCGGGCCGTCGAGGAGACCGACGAGCTGATCCCGCTGACGTCGATCCGCAAGACGATCGCCCGCCGGCTGACCGAGAGCATGCAGTCGTCGCCGCACTTCTACGTGACGAAGACGATCGACGCCGGCCCGCTGTCGACGCTGCGGGCGCAGCTGAACGAGCGGCTGGTCGCGGCGGAGAAGAAGAAGGTCAGCGTCAACGACATCATCGTGCGGGCCGTCGCGGTCGTGCTGCGCGACCACCCGGTCGTGAACTCGTCGTTCACGCCCGAGGCGATCGTCCAGCACGGGCGCATCCACGTCGGCATCGCGGTGGCGACCGAGACCGGGCTGGTCGTGCCGGTCATCCGCGACGCCGACACGAAGAGCCTGACCAGCATCTCCGCCGAGACCCGCACGCTGGCCGGCAAGGCCCGCGACCGCAAGCTCGGCCTGGACGAGATGACCGGCGGCACGTTCACCGTCAGCAACCTCGGCATGTACGGCATCGACCACTTCACCGCCGTGATCAACCCGCCCGAGGCGGCCATCCTGGCGGTCGGCGCGGTGCGGCCCGAGCCGGGTGTCAAGGACGGCGAACTCGCGGTCGTGCAGAAGATGACGATGACGCTGTCGTCGGACCACCGGGTCATCGACGGCGCGCAGGCCGCGGAGTTCGTCCGCGACCTCGCCGCCGTGCTCGAGGACCCCTGGCTGGCGATCGCCTAG
- a CDS encoding alpha-ketoacid dehydrogenase subunit beta codes for MAVMSYRQALHDTLRAEMLRDPDVFLMGEEIGRFEGSYKITAGLLDEFGPKRVRDTPIAEEGFTGAAVGAAMLGLRPVVEIMTINFSLLALDQIVNHAAKIYGMFGGQRSVPMVIRTPGGGGQQLAATHSQNVELFYAFTPGLKVVAPSSPADAKALLIASIRDNDPVLFLENLALYNTKGEVPDGDEPAEIGRAAVTREGTDITLVAYSRMAHVALQVAEKLASEEGISAEVVDLRSLRPLDRPTIIESVKKTSCAVVLEDDWLTYGIGAEVAASISDGAFDYLDAPVRRVAMAEVPLPYAKPLELAALPSANDVVTVVHQTLDAVGRRSVGAH; via the coding sequence ATGGCCGTCATGAGTTACCGCCAGGCGCTGCACGACACCCTGCGCGCCGAGATGCTCCGCGACCCGGACGTCTTCTTGATGGGTGAGGAGATCGGCCGGTTCGAGGGCTCCTACAAGATCACCGCCGGCCTGCTCGACGAGTTCGGGCCGAAGCGCGTCCGCGACACCCCCATTGCCGAGGAGGGCTTCACCGGCGCCGCCGTCGGCGCGGCCATGCTCGGCCTGCGCCCGGTCGTCGAGATCATGACGATCAACTTCTCGCTGCTCGCGCTGGACCAGATCGTCAACCACGCCGCGAAGATCTACGGCATGTTCGGCGGCCAGCGGTCGGTGCCGATGGTCATCCGCACCCCCGGTGGCGGCGGCCAGCAGCTCGCGGCCACGCACTCGCAGAACGTCGAGCTGTTCTACGCGTTCACGCCCGGCCTCAAGGTCGTGGCGCCGTCGTCGCCGGCTGACGCGAAGGCGCTGCTGATCGCGTCCATCCGCGACAACGATCCGGTGCTGTTCCTCGAGAACCTCGCGCTCTACAACACCAAGGGCGAGGTCCCCGACGGCGACGAGCCGGCCGAGATCGGCCGCGCCGCCGTCACCCGCGAGGGCACCGACATCACGCTGGTCGCGTACTCGCGCATGGCGCACGTCGCGCTGCAGGTCGCCGAGAAGCTGGCGTCGGAGGAGGGCATCTCCGCCGAGGTGGTCGACCTGCGCAGCCTGCGCCCGCTGGACCGGCCGACGATCATCGAGTCGGTCAAGAAGACGTCCTGCGCCGTCGTGCTCGAGGACGACTGGCTGACGTACGGCATCGGCGCCGAGGTCGCGGCGTCCATCTCCGACGGCGCGTTCGACTACCTCGACGCCCCGGTACGGCGGGTGGCGATGGCCGAGGTGCCGCTGCCGTACGCGAAGCCGCTCGAGCTGGCGGCGCTGCCGTCGGCGAACGACGTCGTCACCGTCGTCCACCAGACCCTCGACGCCGTCGGCCGCCGGTCCGTCGGCGCGCACTGA
- the pdhA gene encoding pyruvate dehydrogenase (acetyl-transferring) E1 component subunit alpha, with product MATTSRKRPARSANNSEELLGYYRQMLLVRRFEERTAQAYTEAKIGGYCHLNLGEEATVVGLMAAIEERDYLFTNYRDHGYALIRGMDPGRVMAELYGRQDGVSKGWGGSMHLFDTDVRQLGGYGIVGGQLPLAAGAALAVNYRDGDEVVMCQMGDGTTNIGAFHETLNIATLWDLPIVFVVVNNHLGMGTTVEMSSAEPELYRRASSYRMESARVDGNDVIAVRDAAKVAVERARKEQKPYLLETVSGRLRGHSVVDPAAYRSKEEVEEVRAQDPVAGLHDRLVAAKVADAGQLAEIDADVHRIVKAAVEFADKSPAPEVSSLFDYTYASPVPNDSRRLPADPLFPVGA from the coding sequence GTGGCGACCACCAGTCGCAAGCGTCCGGCGCGCTCGGCGAACAACTCCGAGGAACTGCTCGGGTACTACCGTCAGATGCTCCTGGTCCGCCGGTTCGAGGAGCGCACCGCGCAGGCGTACACCGAGGCGAAGATCGGCGGCTACTGCCACCTCAACCTCGGCGAAGAGGCCACCGTCGTCGGCCTGATGGCGGCCATCGAAGAGCGCGACTACCTCTTCACGAACTACCGCGACCACGGCTACGCGCTGATCCGCGGCATGGACCCGGGCCGGGTCATGGCCGAGCTCTACGGCCGGCAGGACGGCGTCAGCAAGGGCTGGGGCGGTTCGATGCACCTGTTCGACACCGACGTCCGCCAGCTCGGCGGCTACGGCATCGTCGGCGGGCAGCTGCCGCTGGCGGCCGGCGCCGCGCTCGCGGTCAACTACCGCGACGGCGACGAGGTCGTCATGTGCCAGATGGGCGACGGCACCACGAACATCGGCGCGTTCCACGAGACGCTGAACATCGCGACGCTCTGGGACCTGCCGATCGTGTTCGTCGTCGTCAACAACCACCTCGGCATGGGCACGACCGTCGAGATGTCCTCAGCCGAGCCCGAGCTGTACAGGCGCGCGTCGTCGTACCGCATGGAGTCTGCGCGGGTCGACGGCAACGACGTCATCGCCGTCCGCGACGCGGCGAAGGTCGCCGTCGAGCGGGCCCGCAAGGAGCAGAAGCCGTACCTGCTCGAGACCGTGAGCGGCCGGCTGCGCGGGCACTCCGTCGTCGACCCCGCCGCGTACCGCAGCAAGGAGGAGGTCGAGGAGGTCCGCGCCCAGGACCCCGTCGCCGGCCTGCACGACCGGCTCGTCGCCGCCAAGGTGGCCGACGCCGGCCAGCTGGCCGAGATCGACGCCGACGTCCACCGCATCGTCAAGGCCGCCGTCGAGTTCGCCGACAAGAGCCCCGCGCCCGAGGTGTCGTCGCTGTTCGACTACACCTACGCGAGCCCGGTGCCGAACGACTCGCGCCGCCTCCCCGCTGACCCGCTGTTCCCGGTAGGAGCCTGA
- a CDS encoding serine hydrolase domain-containing protein — protein sequence MTRAIDQLLTRAVDSAVLPGAVWAVGDPDGVRAQGACGLLDPSVPDDPMRPDTLFDLASLTKIVAVWSCVGTLWEDGTLNLDRPLVDYLPDLDGHDLAGVTAQQLLTHTAGVPSRANLKALYGTDRADVERGILSERLSHRPGQVVEYTDRAALILGILAERLTGLRLDELSRACAWDALHMESTRFGPVDEADVARCAPTEWDESAGQHLRGTPHDYSARLLGVCGSAGVFSVVADLAAFLRYLLAPDQAPRRPGFGPAWIKESLKVQTGALQPARGLFWHPAPTPEGVGGRDVWAHFGFTGTAMWVSVRRRRWAVLLTNKLYYTRDSHPILDVRKAFCRYAFDL from the coding sequence ATGACGAGAGCCATCGACCAGTTGTTGACTCGCGCCGTGGACAGTGCGGTCCTGCCCGGCGCGGTCTGGGCCGTCGGCGATCCCGACGGAGTCCGCGCCCAGGGAGCCTGCGGGCTGCTCGATCCTTCGGTGCCGGACGACCCGATGCGCCCGGACACCCTGTTCGACCTCGCCAGCCTCACCAAGATCGTCGCCGTCTGGTCCTGCGTCGGCACGCTCTGGGAGGACGGCACCCTCAACCTCGACCGACCCCTCGTCGACTACCTGCCCGACCTCGACGGTCACGACCTCGCCGGCGTCACCGCCCAGCAGCTGCTCACGCACACCGCCGGCGTCCCGTCGCGGGCCAACCTCAAGGCGCTCTACGGCACCGATCGCGCCGACGTCGAGCGCGGCATCCTGAGCGAACGGCTCAGCCACCGCCCCGGCCAGGTCGTCGAGTACACCGACCGCGCGGCGCTGATCCTCGGCATCCTCGCCGAGCGGCTCACCGGGCTGCGACTGGACGAGCTGAGCCGGGCCTGCGCCTGGGATGCGCTGCACATGGAGTCGACCCGGTTCGGGCCCGTCGACGAGGCCGACGTCGCGCGGTGCGCGCCGACCGAGTGGGACGAGTCGGCCGGGCAGCATCTCAGGGGCACGCCGCACGACTACTCCGCCCGGCTGCTCGGCGTCTGCGGCAGCGCCGGCGTGTTCTCCGTCGTCGCCGACCTCGCCGCATTCCTGCGCTACCTGCTCGCGCCCGACCAGGCGCCGCGACGCCCCGGCTTCGGGCCGGCGTGGATCAAGGAGTCGCTGAAGGTGCAGACCGGCGCGCTGCAGCCGGCCCGCGGCCTGTTCTGGCATCCCGCGCCGACGCCGGAGGGCGTGGGCGGGCGCGACGTGTGGGCGCACTTCGGCTTCACCGGGACCGCGATGTGGGTCTCCGTCCGCCGTCGCCGCTGGGCCGTGCTGCTGACCAACAAGCTCTACTACACCCGCGACAGCCACCCGATCCTCGACGTCCGCAAGGCCTTCTGCCGTTACGCGTTCGACCTCTGA
- a CDS encoding bifunctional 5,10-methylenetetrahydrofolate dehydrogenase/5,10-methenyltetrahydrofolate cyclohydrolase: protein MTARPLTGKDFAARIRAQVADAAAAKRAEGRPARLVIVTATDDEASAWYVRSIASAAGKAGLDCDVADLGTTATAAGIADRLAALSADPAVDGVMLQTPLPPGVALAEVSGAIDPAKDVDGANPLSLGRLAAGLPAYAPATASAVVALLDEYAVDLAGARAVVVGRSVVVGKPLAHLLLDRDATVTVCHSRTRDLAAVTSTADVLVAAVGRTHLIEPEHVRPGAVVVDVGTNPTSDGGLAGDVDPAVADVAAALTPVPGGVGPVTTALLLKNVVD, encoded by the coding sequence GTGACGGCGCGGCCGCTGACCGGCAAGGACTTCGCCGCCCGCATCCGCGCCCAGGTCGCCGACGCGGCCGCCGCCAAGCGCGCCGAGGGGCGGCCGGCCCGGCTGGTCATCGTCACGGCGACCGACGACGAGGCGAGCGCCTGGTACGTCCGCTCCATCGCGTCGGCCGCCGGCAAGGCCGGCCTCGACTGCGACGTCGCCGACCTCGGCACGACGGCGACCGCGGCCGGCATCGCGGACCGGCTGGCCGCGCTCAGCGCCGACCCGGCCGTCGACGGCGTCATGCTGCAGACGCCGCTGCCGCCCGGCGTCGCGCTCGCCGAGGTGTCCGGCGCGATCGACCCGGCCAAGGACGTCGACGGCGCCAACCCGCTCTCGCTCGGCCGGCTGGCCGCCGGGCTGCCCGCCTATGCGCCGGCCACCGCCTCCGCCGTCGTCGCGCTGCTGGACGAGTACGCCGTCGACCTCGCCGGCGCCCGGGCCGTGGTCGTCGGCCGGTCCGTCGTCGTGGGCAAGCCGCTGGCGCACCTGCTGCTGGACCGCGACGCGACGGTGACGGTGTGCCACTCGCGCACCCGCGACCTCGCCGCCGTCACGTCGACGGCGGACGTGCTGGTCGCGGCCGTTGGCCGGACCCACCTCATCGAGCCTGAGCACGTCCGTCCGGGCGCGGTGGTCGTCGACGTCGGCACCAACCCGACGTCCGACGGCGGCCTGGCGGGCGACGTCGACCCGGCGGTCGCGGACGTGGCGGCGGCGCTGACCCCGGTGCCGGGCGGCGTCGGCCCGGTGACCACGGCGCTGCTCCTGAAGAATGTTGTTGACTGA
- a CDS encoding response regulator codes for MIRVLLADDEDLMRAGLRMMLETQPDLVVVGEAADGREAARLAAATAPDVVLMDIRMPVQDGVAATRAITAAGAGAPRVLILTTFELDEYVFAAIRAGAAGFLLKRSPPEILIDGIRTVAAGDALLGPSVTRRLLAEFARSAPVPPDPETARRLARLTEREHDVLLLLGRGLSNAEIAARLHIGAATVKTHVTRVLDKLGLRDRVHAVVFAFDHGLVTPKGS; via the coding sequence ATGATCCGGGTCCTGCTCGCCGACGACGAGGACCTGATGCGCGCCGGGCTGCGAATGATGCTGGAAACCCAGCCCGATCTCGTCGTGGTCGGCGAAGCGGCCGACGGCCGCGAGGCGGCGCGGCTGGCCGCTGCCACGGCACCCGACGTCGTGCTGATGGACATCCGGATGCCGGTCCAGGACGGGGTGGCCGCCACCCGCGCGATCACGGCGGCGGGGGCGGGCGCGCCGCGCGTGCTGATCCTCACCACCTTCGAGCTGGACGAGTACGTCTTCGCGGCCATCCGCGCGGGCGCGGCCGGCTTCCTCCTCAAGCGCAGCCCGCCGGAGATCCTCATCGACGGCATCCGGACCGTCGCCGCCGGCGACGCCCTGCTCGGCCCGTCCGTCACCCGCCGTCTGCTCGCGGAGTTCGCCCGGTCCGCCCCGGTCCCGCCCGATCCGGAGACCGCCCGCCGGCTGGCCCGCCTCACCGAGCGCGAGCACGACGTGCTCCTGCTGCTCGGCCGCGGCCTGTCGAACGCGGAGATCGCCGCGCGCCTGCACATCGGCGCGGCGACGGTCAAGACGCACGTGACCCGGGTCCTCGACAAGCTCGGCCTGCGCGACCGCGTCCACGCGGTGGTCTTCGCCTTCGACCACGGGCTGGTCACGCCGAAGGGGTCGTGA
- a CDS encoding cyclodeaminase/cyclohydrolase family protein: MRDETIGAFLDGLAARVPAPGGGAVAALHAAQSAALLGMVARYSTGPKYEQYADVVERVLVKADALRTDALELAEDDAEAFFAVTETYQLPQDTDEEKAARSAAIATALAAAAEPPAAVIIAATHLVAMAEELLPVGNPNVVTDVAAAAEAARAAATTARLNVEINLAGVTDQAVRDRLTATAGEVDDLAARADQVTAAVRQQVGE, from the coding sequence GTGCGCGACGAGACCATCGGCGCTTTCCTGGACGGCCTGGCCGCCCGGGTGCCCGCCCCCGGCGGCGGTGCCGTCGCTGCCCTGCATGCCGCCCAGTCGGCCGCTCTGCTCGGTATGGTGGCGCGCTACAGCACCGGCCCCAAGTACGAGCAGTACGCCGACGTCGTCGAACGGGTGCTGGTGAAGGCCGACGCGCTACGCACCGACGCGCTGGAGCTGGCCGAGGACGACGCCGAGGCGTTCTTCGCCGTCACCGAGACCTACCAGCTGCCGCAGGACACCGACGAGGAGAAGGCGGCGCGGTCCGCGGCGATCGCCACCGCGCTGGCCGCGGCCGCCGAGCCGCCGGCCGCCGTCATCATCGCGGCGACCCACCTGGTCGCGATGGCCGAGGAGCTGCTGCCCGTCGGCAACCCGAACGTGGTCACCGACGTCGCGGCCGCCGCCGAGGCCGCCCGCGCCGCCGCGACGACGGCCCGGCTGAACGTCGAGATCAACCTCGCCGGCGTCACCGACCAGGCGGTCCGCGACCGGCTGACGGCGACCGCGGGCGAGGTCGACGACCTCGCCGCCCGGGCCGATCAGGTCACCGCCGCGGTGCGCCAGCAGGTCGGCGAGTGA
- a CDS encoding bifunctional helix-turn-helix transcriptional regulator/GNAT family N-acetyltransferase, with product MTEVQRDQVAAVRQFNRFYTRVMGFLDQELLRSGYSLTEGRIVFELGRRDVTEVGELREALDIDAAQLSRTLARFESAGLIERTRSAADGRKLLAALTDAGRAAREDLQNRSDRQVEQLLDALPEADRRRLVADLDSVRRLLTDSERPRTVVVRGLRPGDLGWVVQRNAVLYTQEYGWDRSYEGLVARIVADYVEHLDPAREHAWVAELDGRPVGAVFCVRKDDTTAQLRLLLVDPDARGSGIGTRLVEECMEFARSAGYTSMILWTNDVLVAARRIYQKAGFELVEENRHHSFGHDLVGQIWRREL from the coding sequence ATGACCGAGGTACAACGCGACCAGGTGGCCGCGGTCCGTCAGTTCAACCGCTTCTACACACGCGTCATGGGCTTCCTCGACCAGGAGCTGCTGCGGTCGGGCTACTCGCTCACCGAGGGGCGCATCGTCTTCGAGCTGGGCCGGCGCGACGTCACCGAGGTCGGCGAGCTGCGCGAGGCGCTCGACATCGACGCCGCCCAGCTCAGCCGCACGCTGGCCCGGTTCGAGTCGGCCGGGCTGATCGAGCGCACCCGCTCGGCCGCCGACGGCCGCAAGCTGCTGGCCGCGCTGACCGACGCCGGCCGCGCGGCGCGCGAGGACCTCCAGAACCGCTCCGACCGGCAGGTCGAGCAGCTGCTCGACGCGCTGCCCGAGGCCGACCGCCGCCGGCTGGTGGCCGACCTCGACTCCGTCCGCAGGTTGCTCACCGACTCCGAACGGCCGCGCACGGTCGTCGTCCGCGGGCTGCGCCCGGGCGATCTGGGCTGGGTCGTGCAGCGCAACGCCGTCCTCTACACCCAGGAGTACGGCTGGGACCGCAGCTACGAGGGCCTGGTCGCGCGCATCGTCGCCGACTACGTCGAGCACCTCGACCCGGCCCGCGAGCACGCCTGGGTGGCCGAGCTGGACGGCCGCCCCGTCGGCGCCGTGTTCTGCGTGCGCAAGGACGACACGACGGCGCAGCTGCGGCTGCTGCTGGTCGACCCCGACGCGCGCGGCAGCGGCATCGGCACCCGGCTGGTCGAGGAGTGCATGGAGTTCGCCCGGTCGGCCGGCTACACGTCGATGATCCTGTGGACCAACGACGTGCTCGTGGCCGCCCGGCGCATCTACCAGAAGGCGGGGTTCGAGCTGGTCGAGGAGAACCGCCACCACAGCTTCGGCCACGACCTGGTCGGCCAGATCTGGCGGCGCGAGCTCTGA
- a CDS encoding sensor histidine kinase: MAALVALAGDEAAFVPAVAVHFVAWLVGRAGRTRREAQDALRARDSERAVAAERDRMARELHDAVGHAVTVMVTHAGAARLVLADDAPPVQEALARIEDVGRGAMTDLDRILGLLTDTYDLEATLRALVAGLPGHVTAELRLPEAEVLRRLPPRTAETAGRVVQESLTNVVRHAGPAHAVVDVALTGRDLAVVVTDDGAGPATRWPGGGRGLTGMKERVSGLGGSLDAGPADGGGWRVAATLPLEGTP; this comes from the coding sequence GTGGCCGCCCTGGTGGCGCTCGCGGGCGACGAGGCCGCCTTCGTGCCCGCCGTGGCCGTCCACTTCGTGGCCTGGCTGGTGGGCCGGGCGGGCCGGACCCGCCGGGAGGCTCAGGACGCGCTGCGCGCTCGCGACAGCGAACGGGCCGTGGCGGCCGAGCGGGACCGGATGGCCCGGGAGCTGCACGACGCGGTCGGACACGCGGTGACGGTGATGGTCACCCATGCCGGTGCGGCCCGTCTCGTCCTCGCCGACGACGCGCCGCCGGTGCAGGAGGCGCTCGCGCGGATCGAGGACGTCGGCCGTGGCGCGATGACCGATCTCGACCGGATCCTGGGACTGCTCACCGACACCTACGACCTCGAGGCGACCCTGCGCGCGCTGGTGGCCGGGCTGCCCGGCCACGTCACGGCCGAGCTCCGCCTGCCGGAGGCGGAGGTGTTGCGCCGGCTGCCGCCGCGGACCGCCGAGACGGCCGGGCGGGTGGTCCAGGAGTCGCTGACCAACGTCGTCCGCCACGCCGGGCCGGCCCATGCCGTCGTCGACGTGGCACTCACCGGCCGCGACCTCGCCGTGGTGGTCACGGACGACGGCGCCGGGCCGGCCACCCGGTGGCCCGGCGGCGGCCGCGGCCTGACCGGCATGAAGGAGCGCGTCAGCGGCCTGGGCGGCAGCCTCGACGCCGGCCCCGCTGACGGCGGCGGATGGCGCGTCGCGGCCACGCTGCCACTGGAGGGAACGCCATGA
- a CDS encoding TetR/AcrR family transcriptional regulator, with amino-acid sequence MTARGTATAPRGRPRDVDRAARRDALLETAMRLFLAHGYGDTTIEVIAAEARVAKRTVYTTVGDKADLFVAVVRRLGDRVVNTVAPDAGDPVSDLHAFGVRLVRLMLSDEAIGLHRLVTGEAAKFPDLAARHYANGPRRYIGVLSGLLAALPPERIAVRADDLDLLAEQLFTLLMGEPHRRRMFGLDPAPTEAAAAEHVSRTLELILIPGRE; translated from the coding sequence GTGACTGCACGGGGGACGGCGACGGCGCCGCGCGGGCGGCCGCGCGACGTCGACCGCGCGGCCCGGCGCGACGCGCTGCTCGAGACCGCGATGCGGCTGTTCCTCGCGCACGGATACGGCGACACGACCATCGAGGTCATCGCCGCCGAGGCGCGGGTCGCCAAGCGCACCGTCTACACGACCGTCGGCGACAAGGCCGACCTTTTCGTGGCCGTCGTGCGCCGGCTCGGCGACCGCGTCGTCAACACCGTCGCACCCGACGCCGGCGACCCGGTGAGCGACCTGCACGCGTTCGGGGTGCGGCTGGTCCGGCTCATGCTCTCCGACGAGGCGATCGGGCTGCACCGGCTGGTCACCGGCGAGGCGGCGAAGTTCCCCGACCTCGCCGCCCGGCACTACGCGAACGGGCCGCGCCGCTACATCGGCGTGCTGTCCGGCCTGCTCGCCGCGCTGCCGCCTGAGCGGATCGCCGTCCGTGCCGACGACCTCGATCTGCTGGCCGAGCAGCTGTTCACGCTGCTCATGGGCGAACCGCACCGGCGGCGGATGTTCGGCCTGGACCCGGCGCCCACCGAGGCGGCCGCCGCGGAGCACGTCAGCCGGACGCTGGAGCTGATCCTCATTCCTGGCCGGGAATGA